The following nucleotide sequence is from Halobaculum sp. MBLA0147.
TGACGAGCAGGAGTCGAGAGAACGAGACGGGGTAGACGAGCAGCCGGTGGTAGACGTTCTCGGCGTCGTCCTCGACGGCCGCGTACGCACTCGACAGGAAGACGACGAACGCTGCTCCGAACGCCGGCACCGCGACGGCGTACACGGTGACGAGCCACGCTGGCCCACCGGCGGCCACCGCCCGTGTGACGACTCGATCCGGCCGCTGTACGAGGAAGACACCGACGAGTACGACTGCGAGTCCGGCACTCACACGCCAGACGTTCCGGAGTTCGACCCACAACTGCCGTCCGACGTTCACGACTGGTCCTCCGGCGTCAACGCGAAGTACAACGCTTCCAAGTCGATCTGTTCGACGTCCTGCGAGTCGACCAGGTCCCCCGACCCAGCGGGTTCGGTGTCACCGGAGCCGGCCGCCGCACCGTCGGGCCAGTACAACTCGACCCCCGGTGCGACCCGTTCGCCTGCGAGCTCGGACTGTCGATCTCGGACGACCTGTAGTGAGTCGTCGAGTCTCGTCTCGAGAACTGTCCGGCCGTCACGGACGATACCGACGCGATCACAGACGCGCTGGACGTCCGACAGTGCGTGCGAACTGAACAGGATCGACCGATCGGACGACTCCACGAGCTGCAACACGGTCTCGCGTGACTCCGGGTCCAGGCCCGAGACGGGTTCGTCCAAGACGAGCACGTCCGGGTCCGAGAGCAACGCGTCGGCGATCGACACCTTCCGTTTCATTCCCTTCGAGAGGGTGTCGAACGGCTCGCTCGCGACGGACGGGTCGAGACGGACTCGGTCGAGACACGACTCGATCCTGGCCGGCGGGAGTTCGTGCACGTGACACGTCACGAGCAGGTTGTCTCGCACGGTCCACGACGGCTTGAGCGTCTCGCTCTCGAAGACGACACCGACCTCTCGCAAGGCGTCGTCTCCCGGGGGTTCGCCGAGGAGGCGGACTCGGCCCTCGTCTGGCTGTCGGAGTCCGAGGATCGTCTCGATCGTCGTCGTCTTGCCCGCACCGTTGGGGCCGAGCAACCCGTACACGTCGCCCTCTCGGAGTGTGAGTGACACGTCCCGCAACACATCGACACCGTCGATCGCCTTCGAGACGCCGGTCACCGAGACGACCGGCTCTCCCGACACTCGTCGGCCGTCGACAGTGGTGTCCGATCGCATCGTCGTGTCTGATCGTTGGCTCGTGTCCGTCGATCTGTCTCG
It contains:
- a CDS encoding ABC transporter ATP-binding protein, translating into MRSDTTVDGRRVSGEPVVSVTGVSKAIDGVDVLRDVSLTLREGDVYGLLGPNGAGKTTTIETILGLRQPDEGRVRLLGEPPGDDALREVGVVFESETLKPSWTVRDNLLVTCHVHELPPARIESCLDRVRLDPSVASEPFDTLSKGMKRKVSIADALLSDPDVLVLDEPVSGLDPESRETVLQLVESSDRSILFSSHALSDVQRVCDRVGIVRDGRTVLETRLDDSLQVVRDRQSELAGERVAPGVELYWPDGAAAGSGDTEPAGSGDLVDSQDVEQIDLEALYFALTPEDQS